A window of Sander vitreus isolate 19-12246 chromosome 18, sanVit1, whole genome shotgun sequence contains these coding sequences:
- the mycn gene encoding N-myc protein — translation MPAIISKNSDLEFDSLQPCFYPDEDDFYFCGPDSAPPGEDIWKKFELLPTPPLSPSRAALPGEPANASPEADPLGFGLGDPLDWASELLLLPEDDIWGASNDVDLFGSALDTNPNNIIIQDCMWSGFSAREKLERVVTEKLGKAISTATGARNVCVKAPEVVSHSSVSECVDPTIVFPFPVNKKNGSRDSTGTVSTSTTNGSAQNDSEEEDDDEDDDEEEEEEEEEEEDDDDEDDEEEEEIDVVTVEKRRSTINKASPMATGTVTISVHPKSHDARGTGVVSRFVSRAPQELILKRSSVHQQQHNYAAPSPYASDDDPAPPPKKQRTSDAPRPPTRTISSSSSSSSTSCSSLTSASGARSKRSASGDCSPRGSSDSEDSERRRNHNILERQRRNDLRSSFLTLRDHVPELAHNEKAAKVLILKKATEYVSSLETEEMRLQQEKDRLQARRQQLMRRLEQARTR, via the exons ATGCCGGCGATCATAAGTAAAAACTCCGATTTGGAGTTTGACTCCTTACAACCGTGTTTCTACCCAGATGAGGACGACTTCTACTTCTGTGGTCCCGACTCCGCGCCACCGGGGGAGGACATCTGGAAGAAATTCGAGTTGTTGCCCACTCCGCCCCTCTCCCCGAGCCGAGCCGCGCTACCGGGGGAGCCGGCGAATGCCTCCCCGGAAGCAGACCCTCTGGGCTTCGGCTTAGGGGACCCACTGGATTGGGCTTCTGAGCTACTGCTCCTGCCCGAGGACGATATTTGGGGTGCCTCCAACGATGTGGACCTGTTCGGCTCCGCTTTGGATACTAACCCCAATAACATAATTATCCAGGACTGTATGTGGAGTGGCTTCTCTGCCAGGGAAAAGCTGGAGCGGGTGGTCACGGAGAAACTCGGCAAGGCTATTTCCACTGCCACAGGCGCCAGGAACGTGTGCGTCAAGGCGCCGGAGGTTGTGAGCCACAGCTCGGTGTCAGAGTGTGTGGACCCCACGATAGTCTTCCCTTTCCCGGTCAACAAGAAGAACGGCAGCAGGGACTCAACCGGGACCGTAAGCACATCCACAACCAACGGGAGCGCTCAAAATGATTCCG AAGAGGAAGATGACGATGAAGACGACgacgaggaagaagaagaggaagaagaggaagaagaagacgacgacgacgaggatgacgaggaagaggaggagattgATGTGGTTACAGTAGAGAAGAGGCGCTCCACAATCAACAAGGCTTCACCCATGGCGACGGGTACAGTCACCATCTCTGTGCATCCAAAGAGCCACGACGCGAGGGGGACCGGCGTGGTGAGTCGGTTCGTCAGCAGAGCTCCTCAGGAGCTGATCCTGAAGAGGAGCTCGGTCCACCAGCAGCAACACAACTACGCCGCCCCCTCACCGTACGCTTCAGACGACGACCCCGCCCCACCTCCAAAGAAGCAAAGGACATCAGACGCACCTCGACCTCCTACCAGAACCATCTCgtcatcctcctcatcttcctccacATCCTGCAGCTCACTCACCAGCGCATCGGGGGCACGCAGCAAGCGCAGCGCCAGCGGAGACTGCAGCCCACGCGGCAGCTCCGACTCAGAGGACAGTGAGCGCAGGCGCAACCACAACATCCTGGAGCGCCAGCGCCGCAACGACCTGCGTTCCAGCTTCCTGACGCTGCGCGACCACGTGCCGGAGCTGGCGCACAACGAGAAAGCTGCGAAGGTGCTGATCCTGAAGAAGGCCACTGAGTATGTGAGCTCACTGGAGACAGAGGAGATGAGGCTCCAGCAGGAGAAGGACAGGCTCCAAGCCCGCAGGCAGCAGCTGATGCGCAGGCTGGAGCAGGCTAGGACTCGCTAA